From a single Mycolicibacterium moriokaense genomic region:
- a CDS encoding CaiB/BaiF CoA transferase family protein yields the protein MAGPLEGIRVVELGVWVAGPAAGGIMADWGADVVKIEPPTGDPARMFGRMLGVEDGSSPPFDMDNRGKRSIVLDVTTDEDRATTRELLSDADVFLTNVRPRALKRLGLDFESVATANPTLIYGLITGYGETGPDSDRAAFDVAAYWARSGLAHLLTRPGDTPPFQRGGMGDHTAGMTLAAAVCAALVSRGRTGRGQMVSTSLYRQGVYTVSFDLNTFLMTGNPIAIGQRETMGNPCMNNYTAADGHRFWIVGLEAGRHWPPLCRAVGRTDWLTDPRFDTPLNRAINSRELIAELDEIFATKTLAEWTEIFAGEPDFFWSPINSLEDVLGDEQFHASGGIVNVPDGEGGIPMVASPADFHGTPWQPRSPAPELGQHTDEVLAELAERQPTKRST from the coding sequence ATGGCCGGTCCGTTGGAAGGCATCAGAGTCGTCGAACTCGGTGTGTGGGTCGCGGGTCCGGCGGCAGGCGGGATCATGGCGGACTGGGGTGCCGACGTCGTCAAGATCGAGCCGCCGACGGGCGACCCAGCGCGGATGTTCGGCCGCATGCTGGGCGTCGAGGACGGCTCGAGTCCGCCCTTCGACATGGACAATCGCGGCAAGCGCAGCATCGTGCTCGACGTGACGACCGACGAGGACCGCGCGACGACGCGTGAATTGCTCAGTGACGCTGACGTTTTCCTGACCAACGTGCGGCCTCGTGCGCTCAAACGTCTGGGCCTGGACTTCGAGTCGGTGGCCACCGCCAACCCCACTCTGATCTACGGCTTGATCACCGGGTACGGCGAGACGGGCCCCGACTCCGACCGCGCGGCGTTCGACGTCGCCGCCTACTGGGCCAGATCGGGTCTGGCACACCTGTTGACGCGGCCCGGCGACACTCCGCCGTTCCAGCGCGGCGGTATGGGTGACCACACCGCCGGCATGACCCTGGCCGCGGCGGTGTGCGCGGCATTGGTGTCCCGCGGGCGCACCGGCCGGGGCCAGATGGTCAGCACGTCGCTGTATCGGCAGGGCGTCTACACCGTGAGCTTCGATCTCAACACGTTCCTGATGACGGGCAATCCCATCGCGATCGGGCAGCGCGAGACTATGGGCAATCCCTGTATGAACAACTACACCGCGGCTGACGGCCACCGGTTCTGGATCGTGGGGCTGGAGGCCGGCCGCCACTGGCCGCCACTGTGCCGCGCAGTCGGGCGGACCGACTGGCTGACCGACCCCAGATTCGATACACCGCTCAACCGCGCGATCAACTCACGCGAGTTGATCGCCGAACTCGACGAGATCTTCGCGACCAAGACGCTTGCCGAATGGACCGAAATCTTCGCGGGTGAACCGGATTTCTTCTGGTCACCCATCAACTCGCTCGAAGACGTGCTCGGTGACGAGCAGTTCCACGCCTCGGGTGGCATCGTCAATGTGCCCGACGGCGAGGGCGGCATCCCGATGGTCGCCTCGCCCGCCGACTTCCACGGCACGCCGTGGCAACCGCGTTCGCCCGCACCGGAACTGGGGCAGCACACCGATGAAGTGCTCGCCGAGCTCGCGGAACGTCAGCCCACGAAACGCTCGACGTAG